Genomic segment of Kibdelosporangium phytohabitans:
GTCTACAACGAGATCCTGGTCAACGACATGGGCCCCGACCTGTCGGCCTTCTCGTCAGCGGGCTGGGCCAACACCAGTCAGGAACGCATGGAACCGATCCTGGCCGGACGCGCTCGCGAACTCGGTGCCGCAGTCCGTTTCTCGACCGAGCTCGTCGAGTTCACCCAGGACGACGGCGGGGTCACGGCGGTGCTGCGTGACGTGGGCACGGGGGAGGAGGAGACCGTCCGCGCCGGTTACCTGGTCGGCGCGGACGGCCACCGCAGCCCGATCCGCCATGCGCTGGGCATCGGCGTGACCGGCCGGGGTGTGCTCGGCACGGGCGTCGCCGCGATCTTCGCGGCCGATCTGACGTCCGTGTTGCCGCGCAATGCCTTGGTGTACCTGAAGAACCCGGAGCTGCCCGGCGCGGGCGGCGCGTTGGTGAGCACGGATGAGCGTGGCCGTTACGCGCTCGGCGTCGGAGCGGGCGAGTACGACGACGACCGGTGGGTCGAGATGATCAGGATCGCCGCGGGCATCCCCGACCTGGACGTGCGGCTGCTGGAGGTGAGCGGGAGCAGCGACACCAAGCACTGGGTGGCGGACTCGTTCAGCTCCGGCCGCGTCCACCTGGTCGGCGACGCGGTGCGGGTGATGCCGCCGACCGGCGCCTTCGGCGGGAACACCGCGGTCATGGACGGTTTCCACCTGGCGTGGAAGCTCGCGATGGTGATCAAGGGCGAGGCGGGGCCCGGTCTGCTCGACACCCACACGGCCGAGCGGCGGCCGTACTCGAAGTACATCGCCGAGCAGCAGTACACCTTCTACGTCCAGCGGATGGCTCCCGAGCTGGACGACGGCACGCTCGCGGCACCCGCCGACCCGGCGTCGATGATGTTCTTCGGCTACCGGCACGTCAGCGATGCCGTCGTGCTGGAACCGGGCGACAAGGGCGAGCTGCTGGAGCCGGAGCCGACCGGTCGTCCCGGTTCCCGTGCGCCGCACGTGGTCCTGCCGGACGGAACCTCCACGATCGAGCTGTTCGGGCGCGGGTTCGTGGTGTTGACGGGCTCCGCGCACTGGGTCGTCAAAGCCGGGGCTCTCGGGTTGACCGCACATCTGCTCGACGGCACTGCCTGGGCGAAGGCGTACGGGGTGACCGAGGCGGGAGCTGTTCTGGTGCGGCCGGACTTCTTTGTCGCCTGGCGGACCCCGGACGCGAACGGCGACCTGGAAGGTGCGCTACGTCACAGCCTGCGGTTGTGCTGAGTCAACGCCGCGGGGTGGCGGTGATCGGCCCCGGCCGCTTCGACGAGCTGGCCGGCTGGTCACACGGGTTCACCACTTTGGCCGACGGGTATTCGTGTTTGACGCTCTCCACCAGCGAGCCCACGTCGTCGGAGTAGTTCGACAGCAGATGGGCGGTCGCGGGCACGGCCTCCGGCCGCAAGGCCTTGAGCAGGTCCGGCTGGTCGGCGAGGCTCACCTTGAGCCGCTCGTAGTTCTGCGTCTGCGTCATGAAGCTCGGCTGGTAGAACCGGGTGTCGTTCTGGAGGTCCTTGGACGCCTTGACCATCTCGGCGTCGGTGCGGAACGAGATCTCGACCGCGCTCACGCACCTCGGCGGCAGGCTGGGATCGCGCGTCTCCCTGGTGTAGGGGTAGTCCCTGGGGCGCTCCGGCTGGTTGGCCGCGAGCACGATGGTCGCCGCGCCCGCGATGATCAGCGCGATCACGGCGACGATCGAGACGAGCAGGCCCGGCTTCACGTCACCCACCGTACCGTGATCAGCGCGCCGGGATCATCCAGCTGAGCACCCGGCCCGGTCAGCCTGCCGAGGATGATCAGCGGGTTGCCGAGCCCGTCGAACGCCACCGGCGCGGTGTTGGCCAGCAGCGCCAGCACGATCGCTTTGACGGGCGGGAAACCGAGCGCGAACATCATCGCGCCGGTGATCGCGATCGGCGACCCGCCGCCCGCGATGCCCTCCAGCAACGCCCCGAACGCGAACGCGATCAGCAGCGCCTGCAGCCGCCGGTCCGGGCTGAACCCGGCGAGCACGGACTTGACCGCGTCGAACCGCCCGGTCGCGACAGTGACGTCGTGGAAGTAGACGGCGTGGCAGGCGATCCAGACGACGTTGCACAGTCCGAACGCGACACCCATCGCGGCAGAGTCGAACGCGAGGCCGACCGGCATGGCGTAGACCACGATCGCCGCGACGAGCGCGGTGGCCAGTGCGAGCGCGGCCGACAGGTGCGCCGAGCGGCACAGCAGGCCCAGTGTCACGAGCAGCACGATGATCGGCAACGCGGCGACGAGCGCCGACAGCGGACCGGCAGTCTGGTAGTCCGTGGATCACGGCGGATCCCTGCTACGGCAGGTAACCCAGGCGGCGTGAGAACGTCCCGGCCGCGTCCGCGACCAGCTGGCCCAGTTCGTCGATCCGCGCCAGCACACGCCCGGCCGGGCCCGCGATGCTCATCGCGGCGACGGGTTGTCCTGTGCGGTCACGGATCGACGCGGCGACACACGCCACGTCCGGCTCGTTCTCCACGTTGTCGATCGCCCAGCCCCGTTTGCCGCTGCGGTCGAGTTCGTCGAGTAACTGGGTGCGGTCGATGATCGTGTTGGGCGTCAAGCGGTCCAGCCGCATCCGGGTGACGCGTTCGACGCGCTCGGCAGGCGCGAGCGCGGAAAGCCATGCCTTGCCGAGGGAGGACGCGTGCTGCGGGCGCCTTGTGCCGAGCTGGCAGTGCAGGGTGACCGCGTTGGCGCCCCTGTCCTTGGCGACGTAGACCATCGCGTCGCCGTCCGGCACGGCGAGGAAGATCGTCTCACCGCTGCGGGTGGCCAGGCCGGCCAGGTACTGCGGCGCGGCCTTGTGCAGGTCTGTCGACGCCATGGCCTGCACCCCGAGTTCGACCAGGCGCGGCCCGAGCCGCACGCGGCCGGTGACGTGGTCGGCTTCCAGGTACTCCAGTTCCTTGAGCGTGTGCACGATCCGGTAGATCGCGCTGCGCGAGAGGCCCAGCTGGGTGGCGATGGCGTTGGTGGATATCTCCTGGCGCAGCCCGACGTGTTCGAGCACCGCGAGTCCGCGTTCCAGCGTGCCGGTGTGGCTGCGCTTGTCGGTTTCCTCTTCCTCCCTGGGCGCGGGGGTCTGCTTGGGCGTCCCGTTGACCGGGACGACATCTCGGTACAGGTTCTCAGCGAGCGAGCCAGCCACCATCCACCGCCAATACGTGTCCAGTTACGTAGTCAGAAGCCGGTCCGGCAAGGAAGACCGCGGCACCGGCCAGCTCGTCGGGAGATCCCCACCGGCCCATCGGGATCCGGGCGGTGATCTCGGCGTCGCGCTGGGGGTCGGCGCGCAGGGCCGCGGTGTTGCCGGTCGCGAAGTAGCCGGGGGCTATCGCGTTGACTTGCACATTGCTTGCTGCCCATTCGCTGGCCAGCGTCTTCGTCAGCCCCGCAACCGCGTGCTTGCTCGCGGTGTACGCGGCAACCCTGATCCCGCCTTGGAAGCTGAGCAGGGAAGCGATTGTGATGATCTTGCCGGACCGGCGGCGCAGCATCGGCCCGGCGACGGTCTTGGTCAGCTCGAACACCGAGTCGAGGTTGACCGAGAGCACGGCACGCCAGTCCTCGAAGGAATGCTCGGCCGCCTCGGACCGCCGGATGATCCCCGCGTTGTTGACCAGGATGTCGATCCGCCGCTCGGCGAGCAGCTCGCGCGCCCGGGTGGCGACGCCGGCGGGCTCCGACAGGTCCATAGTGACCACTGTGGACTGTCCACGTCCGTGCGCGGCGATCTCGTCGAGCACCGGTGTGAAGTCGCCGCCGTGGCCGAGCAGCACCACGTCCGCGCCCGCGCCTGCCATGGCGACCGCGATCGCCCGGCCGATGCCGGTGCGGGCGCCGGTCACCAGCGCGGTCCTGCCCGCCAGCGAGAAGAGCTCGTCGACGTACGTCATCGCAGGTCCGCCATGGCCACGTGGTCCATGTCGTCGAACCGGTAGTTCTCACCGGCCATGAACCAGATGAACGAGTACGCGCCGGTCGCGGCTCCCGAATGGACCGACCAGCTCGGCGAGATCACCGCCTGCTCGTTGCGCACGATCACGTGCCGCGTCTCGTCCGGCTCGCCGAGCAGGTGCACCACCATGGCCTCGTCGTCGAGGCCGAAGTAGAAGTAGCACTCGGTGCGCCGCGTGTGCGTGTGCGCGGGCATCGTGTTCCACACGCTGCCGGGCGCCGGCTTGGTCCAGCCCAGCATCAGTTGGCAGCTCTCCACCGGCGTGCCGTCGATGTAGCGCCTGATCGTGCCCTCGTTCGCCGACGCGGGCGTGCCGAGTCCGACCGGGGCGACGTCCGCCGAACGCACCACTGTGGTCGGTAGCCGCCGGTGCGCGGGCGCGGAGGCGAGGTGGAAGCGGGCCGGGTTGTCCGCGTCGCGGCTGGCGAAGGCCACCTCGCGGGCGCCACGCCCGACGTGGACAAGGTCTCCCCGTTCGAGCTCGTACGCGGTACCGTCGCAGATCACCGCTCCGCGGCCGTCGACGCAGAAAGCCGCCAGCTCGCGCCGTTCGCGGAAGTGGTCCGTGCGCAGGGTGTCGTCCGGCTCCAGGCGCAACGGCTCGGTGCCGGGCACGGCGCCACCGAGCAAGACCCGGTCGTCGTGGCTGTGGGTCAGGCGCAGCTCGCCAGGGACGAAGAGGTCCTCGACCAGGTAGTGCCGGCGCAGCTGCGCGGTGTCGAAGCCGCGTGCCCGCGCCGGATCGGTCGAGTACCTGACGTCCACGACACCTCCATGTACCGATGGCCGGGGCGCTGAACCGCTGATCGGGGCTGAAACGTTAACAAACTTTCCAAACTCGGGGAAGGTTTAGACCACTGGTCCATTCGGGTGGTAGTCGACACGGTGTCGAAACAGTGTGGGAACGGTTCGCGCGGCGCGCTGAACAGGTGGGATCAACCCGCGCCGTGGATGAGGCGCAGCCGCGGTCGCGTGTCGGTCAGCCCGATCAGCGACCGCAGCCTCGGCAGTCCGATGTGGAGCCGGGCGGCCAGCGACGGCAGCGCCAGCCCGTTGGCCGCGGCCAGGTCGATCGCCAGCCGGAGCAGCTCGGGCTGCTCACCCGGGTACCCCGAGTTGACCGGTTCGTGCGTGCGCCAGCCGAGCCGGGTGAGCGTGGCCATGATCCGCCGGACCGTGGACTCGCTGTAGATCTGCAGATCCTTGCCGCGGTAGGCCAGTGCGGCGGTGGACACGCCGTAGCTGTCCGCCAGGTCCTTGAGCGCGCCGATGTCCACCGGCGTCGGCAGCTGGTCGCGGATCTCGGCCGCGGGCATCAGCAACTCGGCCGCGAACACGTTCGCCTCGCGTTCGTGCCGCAGGCTTCCCGGCTCCGGTTCCGGGTGCAGCAACAGGTGCCCGAGTTCGTGCGCGACCGAGAACCGTTGCCGCATCGGGTTTCCCTTGTAGGTCAACGCGATGACCGGACGACCGGACAGAGCGGACGAGAACGCGTCGATGGCGTCGTTGTCCAGCATGGGAATGCGCGTGGTGACCACACCGCGCGCCTCGAGGTTGCGGACCAGGTGCGCGGCCGGTCCAATCGCGACACCCCACGCCGTGCGGACCATGCGCGCGGTCAGGCCGGGGTCGCTGTACGGGATGCCCATCGGCACGCCGACATCCAGCGCGGGCAGCTCGATCACCCGGTCGAGTTGTTCGATCACTTCCCACAACAGTTCGACGTGTGCCAGCGCCTGCTGCCGCTGGGTCGCGGTCGTCGCCCGCAGCGATCGGAAATGAGCCTGCGCGGTGTCCAGGTGCAACTGCGGGCGCCCGGCGGTGAAGAACGACGGCGGCACGTCCAGCACGTCCGCGCACCGCGACAACGTCTCGGCGCTGGGCCGCGACTGGCCGAGCTCGTACTGCGACACGGCCGCGGCCGTGCGGTCGATCGCCTCGGCCAGGTCCCGCTTGCGCCAGCCGACGAGCTCCCTGGCCATCGTCAGCCGGGCAGGGGCGAATGCCTGCGCGGCGGCGGAGGCATCCGGGTGCACGGTCGAACTCCCTTGAGGTGCGCGAACAGACGATCTTCGCAGGACCATCGTGGTCCAGTACGGAGAGTGGCGGCAGCCGGGCGAGCAGTCACCCAGCGGATCCGTGCCGCTGCTCTGTTCGTGGCCGCAGGGGCAGCTCCGGTGGTGACTGGTCGAACAGGGTGGGCCCCGACTGGCTGCCCAGCCACGGGACCTGACCGGACGTGGTCACCGCCGCGATGTCCTGCAGCCGCACGAGCCAGTCCCAGCTGATGTGCCCGTCGGTGAGCGTGCCCTGGCCGGCCCACGCGTCGGTCAGGCCGCCGTCCTCGGCGCCCGCCCACGGCAGCAGGAGCAGCTCCCGGCCGTCGAGCCAGGCGTCCCGCCTGCCGATCAGCGCCTCGTCCTCCTGCGGCGCCAGCAGCTCCCGGCGCAGGTCGCTGATGTCCCCGAGTGAGCCGTGCGGGCCCGCGGGCGCGTTGAACTGGTACACGCCGACGTGGTCGAGCTTCAGCAGGACCGACTGGAACGCCGGGTCCGCGTCGAGGCCGGGGATGTCCACGCTCAGCGACTGCGCGGTGCGCAGCAGGTACTCGTAGCGGTCCGTGCCGAAACTGGTGTTGTTGCTCCACGTGCCCCGGTGGTTGTTCTTGCGCACCGGCTGCAGCTCCGCGGCGGCGTCGTGGGCGTCCTGCAGCCACTGGCAGACGTGCGTGACGAAGTCGAGCAGGTCGACCGGCCGCAGCAACGCGGCCAGCCGCTCCACGTGCGCCTGGTCGTTGCCCGTCATCGTGACGCCTGTCATCACACCCCACCCCGCTTGAGATCCTGTGGCCACCGTGATCGCTACACTTGATTTTCGCACGCGATCCGGTCACGTCTCGGCAGGCCCGGACATGGGCGTGTCGTGCCCGCGACACCGGTGTCCGCCCCCGTCGAACAGGCGGGTACGCACCCGGCACCAAGTGGTGGCGCGAACCAACCGGGTCGCTCCGTAAACTTGAGGTGCGCACTGGCAGGTTCAACGAGCAGTCGAGCGGGGAGGGCAGTGGTGAACGCCGACGAACGTCGTTTCGAAGTGCTGCGCGCGATCGTCGCCGACTACGTGTCCAACCACGAGCCGGTGGCCTCGAAGGCGATCGTCGACCGGCACAACCTGGGCGTGTCCAGCGCGACCGTCCGCAACGACATGGCCTCGCTGGAGGAGGACGGCTACATCATGCAGCCGCACACCAGCGCGGGCCGGATCCCGACCGACAAGGGCTACCGCCTGTTCGTCGACCGGCTGTCCGAGGCCAAGCCGCTCTCCACGGCCGAGCGCCGGGCGATCGGCACGTTCCTGGAAGGCGCGGTCGACCTCGACGACGTCCTGCGCCGCAGCGTGCGCCTGCTGGCCCAGCTGACCAGGCAGGTCGCCGTCGTGCAGTACCCGACGCTGACCCGCTCGACCGTCCGGCACATCGAACTGGTGCTGATCACCCCGGCGCGGCTGATGCTCGTGATGATCACCGACACCGGCCGGGTGGACCAGCGGATGGTCGACCTCGGCGACGTGATCACCGAGGACACGCTCGCCCGGATGCGCACGATGATCAACTCGAGCCTGGCGGGACAGCGGCTGACCGACGCCGCGGTCAAGGTCGCCGAACTGGTCGACGCCGCGCCGAACGAACTGCGCGACGCGATGATCCGCGTCGGATCGGTGCTGGTCGAGTCGCTGGTCGACCACCCGGAGGAGCGGCTGGTGCTCGGCGGCACGGCCAACCTCACCCGCAACGTCGCCGACTTCCCCGGTTCACTGCGCCAGGTGCTGGAAGCGCTGGAGGAACAGGTCGTCATCCTCAAGCTGCTCGCCTCGGCGCAGGACGCGGGCACGGTGACCGTGCACATCGGCGGCGAGAACGAGGCCGAGCAGATGCGCAGCACGTCGGTGGTGTCCATCGGCTACGGCGGCACCGAGCTGCTCGGCGGAATGGGAGTCGTCGGCCCGACGCGGATGGACTACCCGGGAACTATCGCCGCGGTTCGCGCGGTTGCCAACTACGTCGGGGAGATTCTGAGAGCTCGATGATCACTAACGGGGCAGAGCCGGGTGCGGTGCCACACCGCGGACCGCACTGCGGCAGGAGGACATGACGAAGGTGGCCAGGGACTATTACGGCATCCTGGGCGTGCAGCGCAACGCCGGTGCCGACGAGATCAAACGCGCGTACCGCAAGCTCGCGCGTGAGCTGCACCCGGACGTCAACCCGGACGAGGAGGCGCAGCACCGCTTCAAGGAGGTGACGGCCGCCTACGAGGTGCTGTCCGACCCGCAGAAGCGCAAGATCGTCGACATGGGCGGCGACCCGCTGGACAACGCCGCCGGTGGTGGCGGCATGCGGGACCCGTTCGCCGGGTTCGGGCTCGGCGACATCATGGACGCCTTCTTCGGCGCGGCCGGAGGTGGCACGCGTGGCCCACGCAGCCGCGTGCAGCCCGGTGCGGACGCGCTGATCCGGTTGCGGCTCACGCTTGAGGAGTGCCTCACCGGCGTGAGCAGGGAACTCACTGTCGACACCGCGATCCTGTGCGAGCTGTGCCGCGGGTCCGGCTGCGCCGAGGGCACCGCGCCCGAGGTGTGCGAGACCTGCGGTGGCCGCGGCGAGATCCAGGCGGTCCAGCGCTCGTTCCTCGGGCAGGTCGTGACCGCGCGGCCGTGCCCGGTGTGCCGTGGCCTGGGCGAGGTCATCCCGGACCCGTGCCGCCAGTGCGCGGGCGACGGCCGTGTCCGCTCGCGTCGCACGATCGTGGCGAAGGTCCCGCCGGGCGTCGCGGACGGCATGCGCGTGCGCCTGTCCGGCCAGGGCGAGGTCGGCCCCGGCGGCGGGCCCGCCGGTGACCTGTACGTCGAGGTGGAGGAGCAGCCGCACACGACGTTCGAACGCTCGGGAGCGGATCTGCACTGCACGTTGCGCGTCCCGATGACCACCGCCGCGCTCGGCGCGGTGCTGCCGCTGGAAACGCTCGACGGCGTCGAGGAACTGGAGCTCGAACCCGGCACACAGCACGGGACCGAGCTGCTGATGAGCGGCCGGGGCATGCCGAAGCTGCGGCAGTCCGGCCGGGTCGACGGTCGCGGCGACCTGCACGTGCACGTGGACGTCGAGGTGCCGACGCGCCTGGACGCACGCCAGCAGGAACTACTGCGGGAACTGGCGTCCCTGCGCGGTGAGGACGAAGGCGGCCTGGCCACGACCAACGGCAAGGGCGGCGGCCTGTTCTCGCGGCTGCGCTCGCACCGCTCCCGGTAACCACCACCGTGAGCACACCACCGCTGTTCCTGGTCGACACGCTGCCCCAGAGCGGCGAATTCGTCCTCGACGGCCCGGAAGGCAGGCACGCGGCAACGGTGAAACGCCTGCGCGCGGGTGAAACCCTGACGGTATCGGACGGCTCGGGTGGCGTGGCGACGTGCGTCGTCGACGCCCCCGTCGGCCGGGACGCGTTGCGGCTGCGGGTGACCGAGCGATCGGACGTGCCCGCGCCGCAGCCGCGCGTGGTGGTCGCGCAAGCGCTGGTCAAGGGCGATCGCGGGGAACTGGCGGTGGAACTGGCCACCGAGGCGGGCGCGGACGAGATCGTGCCGTGGCGCGCGGCCCGCTGCGTGGCCAGATGGGAAGACGGCCCGCGCGGCGAGAAGGCGCTGGCCCGCTGGCGGAACACCGTCCGTGAGGCGGCGAAGCAGGCCCGCCGCCCGTGGGTACCCGAAGTGCGGGACCCGGTCGGTACGCAGGACCTGGTGGACCTGCTGGACGGTGCGCTCGGCCTGGTGCTCGAAGGCTCAGCCGGTCAACGGATCGCGGACGTCGCGTTGCCGCGGCACGGCGACATCGTCGTGGTCGTCGGCCCGGAAGGCGGCGTCAGCGACGAGGAGATCGCTGTGCTGCGTGACGCGGGCGCGCAGGCCGTCCGACTCGGTCCGACCGTCCTGCGCGCCTCCACCGCCGCCGCCGTGGCCCTCGGAGCCATCGGCGCCCTCTCCCCCCGCTGGTAACCCCCTCGAGACCACGCTAGGCCCGGCGGTCGCCGTGCGTTGACGGTCGTTCACCCCACAATCTCCGTGAGCTACAACTCGTCCAGCCGGACGAGGCCGTCCTGGATCGCCCGCGCCACCAAGGCGGCCTTCGTCGGTGCCGGGCGACCGGCGTGCGCGTACCTGATCCGGGCGCGGTCGATGTAGCTGTTCACCGTCCGCACGGTGATGCCCAGCTTGCGGGCGACCATTTCCTTGGACTCACAAGCGAACCAGCTCACCAGCACGTCCACCTCGCGCGGCGTGAGCCGCGGGCGTTCGCTGCGGGTGTCGGTGCCGAACGCGCGAGCCATCACCGGCGGCGTGTAGGGCAGGTTCTGGCCCGCTGCCTGGATCGCGGGCACCAGGTGCCGGGGCCCCTCGGTCTTGCCCAGGTACGCGAACACCCCGATGTCCAGGCACGTCAGCACGGTCTCCTGGTCGTCGCGCATGGAGTACACGACCACCTGCCTGCCCGCGTCGACCAGGTGCCGCAGGTCGCGGTAGGCCGGGACCTGGCCGCCCAGCTGGAGGTCGAACACGACCACGTCGGCGTCGCCACCCGGACCGGTCCACGCGACCGCGGGCGTGCTGCCGGAATCGACCACGCGGACAGGCGGGTCCGCCGCGGCACACCACACCCCGATGCCGGCCGCGATCGCCGGGTGGTCGTCGACGATGACCGCGCTGATCACGTCCACCACCTTGCCTCCACCCAGATCATCCCGTCGGCGGTCGTCGTGTGCACGGTCACCGGCGGGGCGTCCGTGACGACTTCCTGCGTGACGACCCCCGGTATGACGATGCTGACAGTCACCGCGTTCCCCGAACCGAGCACGGTGACGCGTGCGCTGGTCCCCGGCTCCGTGGCGGCTGTGGCGAGTGTCCGCATGACCGGTTCGATCAGCCTACGGCGGATCTCCACCGGCGGCGGCGGATGCTCGCCCCACGTGTCCAGGTGGACCGCGATGCCCCGGCGTTCCGCGACGTCGACGCACGCTTTCAGTTCGTGCACAAGGGGATCGGGGACCTCGTCGGTCTCGGCGAAGAGCCGCCGCATCCTGGCCGCCTCGACGGCGTACCGGGCTCGTGTCCGCTCGTCGGTCAGGTCCGCCCGCCCGGTGGCCAGGTCGCTGAGCAGTGGAACGGTGGTTTCGGCGAGGCCCGCGTACCGCGCCTTGCGGTCCGACTGCACCTGGTCGGCAACGGCCTGCGCGGTCCGCAGCCGCTGGGCGTCGCGCACGGCCGCGCTCGCGCTCTCGGCGAACCGGCGAAGCGTTCCCGCCGCCGCCACGACCGCGAGCTGGAACCCGAACACCAGGATCGCGCCGACCCCGAACCGGAGCACGTCCTCGCCGATGACGACCAGGTACCCGGTGCTGAAGACGTTGACACCGGCCAGGAACAGCACTGTGCCGGGCACAGTCCGGTCGAGCAGCAGCAGGATCCCGAGCCAGCCGATCACACCGAACGACCAGTCGGTCTCCTGGGCGACCTGGTGCGAGGCCGGCACCCCGGTGGTCGACACCAGGTAGGAGGCGACGCTCACGACGAGCAGCGCCCAGCGTGTCGTGTCGCCGAGCCGCTCGTGCCGGATGCGCAAGCCGGCGAAGACAGTGACCAGAACCTGCGTGGCGAACGCGATGACCTGCGTGGCGAAGCTGTCGTACACGTCCGCGCTCGACAGCAGCGACGGCAACGCGAGACCGAGCAGGGTGACCAGCACGATCACCAGGTTCGCCAGCCGGAAACCACGCGACAGCCGGGAAACCGTGAGATCCCGGACCGTGTCCTCAACCGGTTCACCCGTCATGGGGCCACACCAGCCGCACTGTCGTGCCCGCGCCGGGCTCGGACAACACCGCCGCCGTGCCGCCCGCGCGCCGCATCCGTTCCACAATGGAGCCTGAGATGCCACGCCGGTGCACGGACACGGCCGCCGGGTCGAACCCTCTGCCCCGGTCGACGACCCGCACGGTGACCGGCGACGACTCGGTGCGGATCTCGGCGCTGTCGGCACCCGAGTGCCGTGCCACGTTCGTCAGTGCCTCCCGGACGCACTGCCCGATCTCCAGCGCGGGCCCGGCGGGCACAGGCACCGACTCCGGTCCGCTGACCTGCACGGTCAGCGGGCTGAACCGCGTGACGTCGGCAAGGACGTCCACAAGATCAAGCACGCCAACGGGTTCCTCGGGCTGTTCGGTCAGCACGCGGATGTCCCTCGCGGCCTGCTCGGCCAGCCACGGTTCGTTGCCGCGCACCATGCCGTACCCCGCGGCGAGCAGCGTGGCCGCTGCGGTGTCGTGCAGCGCGGCGAGGTGGTGGCGTTCCTCGGCTCGCCTGGCGACGGCGACCGCGGTGTCCCGTCGCGTTTGTTCCAGCTGCGCGGCGGTCCGGTCGACCGCGCGTGCCCCGGATCGCAGCAACAGCGCGAGCGCACGCGACGCCGTCGCCTCGCCGTAGGTCCATATCCCGATCGGCAGCGCTGTCAGCCATTGGTCAGGATCGGCCAGCCACACGCCTGTCAGGTACGCGGCGATCATCGCCGTGACGGACACGCTCGCCGCACCGATCCCGACGTACCACTGGTGCGCCACCGCGGTCACGGAAACCGCGGTGAGCACCCAGTTCGTGCTGGTGCTCAGGTCGTCCGCGTCTACGAGCCACGGCTGGGCGAGGCACAGCGCCACGACGAAGGCCGTGTCCGCGGGCACGATCCACGCCTTGTCGCGGCACAGGAGGAACAACGCGCTCCATGCGACGACAACCGCCGCCACCCACCACAACTCCGGTCCCGCCCGCAGCACCGCGATGACGGTGACACCCACGAGAACGGCGGCGCGAAGAGAGGCGACGATCTGGCGGCTCACCCGCCGCAGGTTCTGCTCGACCGCCCCCAGCACACGGCAAGCATCCCATCTTCGCGCTTGGCGGAGACGGGATGGGACCGTGGTAACCGGTGGGGATCAGCCGAAGGGGTTGGCGTCCAGCGAGCAGACCTTGCCCGCGGCCGGGAACGTGCCCGAGACCAGGTACTCCCGCTTGATCTGCTCGGTGCAGGTGCTCGGCGCGAGCATGCTGGAGTGGCCGTAGCCCTCGGTCACGAAAACCCTTGCCCTGGCGAGTTCCCGCGCCCCGTCCCGCGCGCCGT
This window contains:
- the dnaJ gene encoding molecular chaperone DnaJ, with the translated sequence MARDYYGILGVQRNAGADEIKRAYRKLARELHPDVNPDEEAQHRFKEVTAAYEVLSDPQKRKIVDMGGDPLDNAAGGGGMRDPFAGFGLGDIMDAFFGAAGGGTRGPRSRVQPGADALIRLRLTLEECLTGVSRELTVDTAILCELCRGSGCAEGTAPEVCETCGGRGEIQAVQRSFLGQVVTARPCPVCRGLGEVIPDPCRQCAGDGRVRSRRTIVAKVPPGVADGMRVRLSGQGEVGPGGGPAGDLYVEVEEQPHTTFERSGADLHCTLRVPMTTAALGAVLPLETLDGVEELELEPGTQHGTELLMSGRGMPKLRQSGRVDGRGDLHVHVDVEVPTRLDARQQELLRELASLRGEDEGGLATTNGKGGGLFSRLRSHRSR
- a CDS encoding 16S rRNA (uracil(1498)-N(3))-methyltransferase; this translates as MSTPPLFLVDTLPQSGEFVLDGPEGRHAATVKRLRAGETLTVSDGSGGVATCVVDAPVGRDALRLRVTERSDVPAPQPRVVVAQALVKGDRGELAVELATEAGADEIVPWRAARCVARWEDGPRGEKALARWRNTVREAAKQARRPWVPEVRDPVGTQDLVDLLDGALGLVLEGSAGQRIADVALPRHGDIVVVVGPEGGVSDEEIAVLRDAGAQAVRLGPTVLRASTAAAVALGAIGALSPRW
- a CDS encoding response regulator transcription factor, with product MISAVIVDDHPAIAAGIGVWCAAADPPVRVVDSGSTPAVAWTGPGGDADVVVFDLQLGGQVPAYRDLRHLVDAGRQVVVYSMRDDQETVLTCLDIGVFAYLGKTEGPRHLVPAIQAAGQNLPYTPPVMARAFGTDTRSERPRLTPREVDVLVSWFACESKEMVARKLGITVRTVNSYIDRARIRYAHAGRPAPTKAALVARAIQDGLVRLDEL
- a CDS encoding sensor histidine kinase, with the translated sequence MLGAVEQNLRRVSRQIVASLRAAVLVGVTVIAVLRAGPELWWVAAVVVAWSALFLLCRDKAWIVPADTAFVVALCLAQPWLVDADDLSTSTNWVLTAVSVTAVAHQWYVGIGAASVSVTAMIAAYLTGVWLADPDQWLTALPIGIWTYGEATASRALALLLRSGARAVDRTAAQLEQTRRDTAVAVARRAEERHHLAALHDTAAATLLAAGYGMVRGNEPWLAEQAARDIRVLTEQPEEPVGVLDLVDVLADVTRFSPLTVQVSGPESVPVPAGPALEIGQCVREALTNVARHSGADSAEIRTESSPVTVRVVDRGRGFDPAAVSVHRRGISGSIVERMRRAGGTAAVLSEPGAGTTVRLVWPHDG